The proteins below come from a single Thermotoga sp. KOL6 genomic window:
- a CDS encoding methyl-accepting chemotaxis protein, translated as MKKKLSLRWYVVVFSVCLIAAPTVLFYFFAAQSTQNVLADVTENMYSDKITGAMEVLKEYIKQEYGSLKLQNSQLVDENGRLVEGRTDVVDKISQHMNVIATIFKKSGERFVGIATSIREDGRATVYLEKDNPAYKSILQKKRYIGEAEFYGTRYIVCYEPVLDEKGNIIGALLVGTPKTAVNKIISSAKSVFLKQSLILIVILTGVGVILASLLMYNILVKPFVRILESVEKVTQGDLTYRISTEYTAEEFERLAENLDHMADELSTIVRNIVDSSKTISEAVETLMSTTEEVGATAEELSSQMEGINQAAQSASASIEELSSGAEEVAASAQNVSNAAQTIDEKAGSVREAASKGDEAVKIISDMVSQIQESATSTQKVMEDLLKSAENINQVVEVISSIAEQTNLLALNAAIEAARAGEAGRGFAVVADEIRKLAEESKDATVRISQILSEVQKGAVEANEEMQKTIDNVVKTTEQSKKVVDELANILREVGEISGMIENLAASSQELSAAAEEMSSAADTAAKSVTTIAEQMEEMDRALKQQADANQSIISIAERLSNIAQILSERVKRFKIE; from the coding sequence ATGAAGAAGAAGCTGTCCCTGAGGTGGTATGTGGTGGTGTTCAGTGTTTGTTTGATCGCCGCTCCAACTGTTTTGTTCTACTTCTTTGCAGCGCAAAGTACTCAGAACGTTTTAGCGGATGTTACGGAAAACATGTACTCAGACAAAATCACTGGTGCTATGGAGGTTTTAAAAGAGTATATCAAGCAAGAATACGGTTCTTTGAAACTTCAGAATTCGCAGCTTGTGGATGAGAACGGTAGACTCGTTGAAGGTAGAACGGATGTTGTGGACAAGATCAGTCAGCACATGAATGTGATTGCAACGATTTTCAAAAAGAGTGGGGAAAGATTCGTGGGAATTGCTACTTCCATCCGTGAAGATGGCAGGGCCACTGTCTACCTTGAGAAAGATAATCCAGCATACAAGTCCATTTTACAGAAGAAAAGATACATTGGAGAAGCAGAATTTTACGGTACCAGGTACATAGTATGCTACGAACCTGTTTTGGACGAAAAGGGAAATATCATAGGTGCTCTGCTCGTCGGAACTCCTAAAACTGCTGTGAATAAGATAATTTCAAGTGCGAAGAGCGTGTTTTTAAAACAATCTCTGATCCTCATAGTGATTTTGACCGGCGTAGGTGTGATCCTTGCAAGTTTGCTCATGTACAATATTTTGGTGAAACCGTTTGTGCGAATACTGGAATCTGTCGAAAAAGTGACACAGGGGGATCTGACTTACAGAATATCCACCGAGTACACTGCTGAAGAATTCGAAAGACTTGCGGAGAACTTAGATCATATGGCTGATGAGTTGAGTACCATAGTCAGGAACATTGTAGACAGTTCAAAGACGATTTCGGAAGCGGTTGAAACTCTCATGTCGACCACTGAGGAGGTAGGAGCTACCGCAGAAGAGTTATCGTCGCAGATGGAGGGAATAAACCAAGCTGCTCAAAGTGCTTCTGCATCAATAGAGGAACTCTCAAGTGGAGCCGAAGAGGTAGCGGCCAGTGCACAGAACGTTTCCAATGCTGCACAAACTATAGATGAAAAAGCAGGATCGGTGAGAGAAGCGGCGAGTAAAGGTGACGAAGCGGTGAAGATCATATCTGATATGGTATCTCAGATTCAAGAAAGTGCTACAAGCACCCAAAAAGTCATGGAAGATTTGTTGAAGAGTGCTGAAAACATCAATCAGGTAGTGGAAGTGATAAGTTCTATAGCAGAGCAGACGAACTTGCTTGCCCTGAACGCAGCGATAGAGGCAGCAAGGGCTGGAGAAGCAGGTAGGGGATTCGCGGTAGTAGCTGATGAAATAAGAAAACTAGCGGAAGAAAGTAAGGATGCAACAGTGAGAATATCTCAGATACTTTCGGAAGTACAGAAAGGAGCCGTGGAAGCAAATGAAGAAATGCAGAAAACAATCGATAACGTGGTGAAAACAACCGAACAATCTAAGAAGGTAGTCGATGAGCTTGCGAACATCCTGAGAGAAGTTGGAGAAATTAGTGGAATGATAGAAAACCTGGCAGCAAGCTCTCAAGAGTTGAGCGCAGCAGCAGAGGAAATGAGCAGTGCTGCAGATACAGCCGCAAAATCGGTGACAACGATAGCAGAACAGATGGAAGAGATGGACAGAGCTTTGAAGCAGCAAGCGGACGCAAATCAAAGTATTATAAGTATTGCTGAAAGACTTTCAAACATTGCTCAAATACTCTCTGAAAGGGTGAAAAGGTTCAAGATAGAGTGA
- a CDS encoding YgcG family protein: protein MRRILTILVLSSVLTLFSVNLPKPTPYKYVNDYVGVLDEGTVRKIVAVGKELEEKTTSQVVVVIIPSLSGITIEEYANLLFREWGIGQRDKNNGVLMLIAMNDRKVRIEVGYGLEGTIPDGKAGRILDEYVIPYFKNGEYSKGVYYGYLAIVNEVAKEYNTEISGTEELPNKDSDVSGLSIIIIVLAFIILSSVLGRGGYWYRGPRFPGGFGGPRGNSGGSGGFGGGSSGGGGASRGW from the coding sequence ATGAGAAGAATTCTTACGATCCTAGTTTTATCTTCTGTTTTGACTTTGTTTTCTGTCAATCTTCCGAAACCTACCCCATATAAGTATGTGAACGACTACGTTGGAGTTCTCGATGAAGGCACTGTGAGAAAAATCGTTGCCGTTGGAAAGGAATTGGAAGAGAAAACGACCTCTCAGGTGGTTGTGGTAATCATACCATCATTGTCTGGAATCACAATCGAGGAATATGCCAATCTTCTTTTTCGTGAGTGGGGAATAGGACAAAGGGATAAAAACAATGGAGTTCTGATGCTTATCGCCATGAACGATAGAAAAGTGAGGATAGAAGTTGGTTACGGGCTCGAAGGTACTATTCCAGACGGTAAAGCAGGTAGGATCCTTGACGAGTACGTGATTCCTTATTTCAAAAACGGTGAGTACTCCAAGGGAGTATACTATGGCTATCTCGCGATTGTAAACGAGGTAGCAAAAGAATACAACACGGAAATTTCTGGAACAGAAGAGTTACCCAACAAAGATTCAGATGTGAGCGGCCTTTCCATAATAATTATCGTCTTAGCGTTCATCATTCTTTCATCCGTTCTTGGAAGAGGTGGTTACTGGTACAGAGGACCAAGATTTCCTGGTGGGTTTGGTGGTCCTAGGGGAAATTCCGGTGGTTCCGGAGGATTCGGGGGAGGATCTTCTGGAGGCGGAGGAGCATCAAGAGGATGGTGA
- a CDS encoding M3 family oligoendopeptidase translates to MRWEEVEPVVKELLEMPINSSEEFRSFINRVTNFFDNVREEAGWLYIKMTVNADKEEYAKAYEEFQKNVIARLKPYEQKIKEKIVENERFAPRGYEYMVKILRNDVELFREENVPLQVKEAIMAKNYGTLVGNIEVEFRGEKKTVQQLSVYLKDPDRSTRELAWRKRYEGIWEVRDRLNHLFDELKELRHQQALYAGFSNYRDYMHKLKGRFEYSPEDLYEFHEAVEKEVIPYLVERTKIRQKKLGVDSVKPWDTVVDVDGKVLKPFSSIDEFVQKTEKALSKLNSLFAERLRIMKEKGLLDLENRKGKAPGGYNHTLPKTGAPFIFMNAVGQTADVRTLFHELGHSMHSFETLSLPVFYRPHRMEVAELASMSMELISMKYWDEFYEDGDLKKAKIEELEGTLYFLPWCMTVDAFQHWIYTNPNHTSKEREEYFAYLMDRFNPGVDWEGLDEEKKTRWLFQLHIFEVPFYYIEYGIAQIGALAIYRNYLENPEKTLEDYQKFLAMGCSAPIDEVYKTAGIELNFSRDYLKNIVDFVAGEIEKLEKDM, encoded by the coding sequence ATGCGTTGGGAAGAGGTTGAACCCGTGGTGAAGGAACTCTTGGAGATGCCTATAAATTCATCAGAGGAGTTCAGAAGCTTTATCAACAGGGTAACGAATTTCTTCGATAATGTGAGAGAAGAGGCTGGATGGCTTTACATCAAAATGACTGTGAATGCAGACAAAGAGGAATATGCAAAAGCGTACGAAGAATTCCAAAAAAATGTCATTGCACGACTGAAACCTTACGAACAAAAAATAAAAGAAAAAATAGTAGAAAACGAACGATTTGCTCCACGAGGTTACGAGTACATGGTGAAAATTCTCAGGAACGACGTGGAGCTCTTCAGAGAGGAAAATGTTCCTCTACAGGTGAAGGAAGCGATCATGGCGAAAAACTACGGAACTCTTGTTGGAAACATCGAGGTGGAATTCAGAGGTGAGAAAAAGACTGTACAACAACTCTCTGTTTATTTAAAGGATCCTGATAGATCCACGAGAGAACTAGCTTGGCGGAAAAGGTACGAGGGAATATGGGAAGTGAGAGATAGATTGAACCATCTTTTCGATGAACTCAAAGAGTTAAGACATCAACAAGCTTTGTATGCTGGTTTTTCCAATTACAGAGATTATATGCACAAATTGAAAGGGAGATTCGAATATTCTCCAGAAGACCTGTACGAATTCCATGAAGCTGTCGAAAAAGAAGTCATACCGTATCTGGTGGAAAGAACAAAGATCAGACAGAAAAAACTCGGAGTAGACAGCGTCAAACCTTGGGACACCGTTGTAGATGTGGATGGAAAAGTTTTGAAACCATTCTCTTCTATTGATGAGTTCGTTCAAAAGACTGAAAAAGCTCTTTCAAAATTGAACTCTCTTTTTGCGGAGAGACTTCGGATCATGAAAGAAAAAGGATTGTTGGACCTAGAGAACAGAAAAGGTAAAGCTCCAGGCGGTTACAACCATACACTTCCAAAGACAGGGGCACCGTTCATTTTCATGAACGCGGTAGGTCAAACTGCCGATGTGAGAACTCTATTTCACGAGCTTGGTCACTCAATGCATTCTTTTGAAACATTGAGTTTACCAGTTTTCTACAGACCACATAGAATGGAAGTTGCAGAGCTCGCTTCGATGTCGATGGAGTTGATATCGATGAAGTACTGGGACGAATTTTATGAAGATGGTGATTTGAAAAAAGCGAAAATAGAGGAACTCGAGGGGACTCTTTATTTCCTGCCCTGGTGCATGACCGTTGATGCTTTTCAACATTGGATTTACACCAACCCCAACCACACTTCAAAGGAAAGGGAAGAATACTTCGCCTATCTTATGGACAGGTTCAACCCTGGCGTCGATTGGGAAGGATTAGATGAGGAGAAGAAAACACGGTGGTTGTTCCAGCTTCATATTTTCGAGGTTCCGTTTTATTACATCGAATACGGTATAGCCCAGATAGGAGCCCTTGCAATCTACAGAAATTACTTAGAAAATCCGGAAAAAACCTTGGAGGATTATCAGAAATTCTTGGCGATGGGATGTTCCGCTCCGATAGATGAAGTGTACAAAACAGCAGGTATAGAACTCAATTTCTCCAGAGATTATTTGAAAAACATCGTAGATTTCGTGGCGGGAGAAATCGAAAAATTGGAAAAAGATATGTGA
- a CDS encoding LemA family protein, with the protein MKKSLVVLIVVLVMVVVLIGTIAGYYNYLVSLEQEVEEKYSQIQNQLQRRADLIPNLIETVKGYAAHEKEILEEIANARAKLIGAKAPQESAQADAELSSALARLLAIVENYPNLKADANFRQLMDELAGTENRIAVARRDYNQAVKKFNTAIKRFPGVVFARMFGFEEKQYFEAQAGAERVPEVKF; encoded by the coding sequence GTGAAGAAAAGCCTTGTAGTTCTAATCGTCGTTTTGGTCATGGTAGTTGTTCTTATAGGAACGATTGCCGGATATTACAACTATCTTGTTTCGCTAGAACAAGAAGTGGAGGAGAAATACAGTCAGATACAAAATCAACTTCAAAGGAGAGCTGATCTCATACCGAATCTCATTGAGACGGTAAAGGGTTACGCAGCCCATGAGAAAGAAATTCTCGAGGAAATCGCCAACGCTAGGGCTAAGCTGATCGGTGCGAAAGCACCTCAAGAAAGTGCCCAAGCCGATGCAGAACTTTCTTCCGCGTTGGCAAGACTCCTTGCTATTGTAGAGAATTACCCAAATTTGAAAGCAGATGCTAACTTCAGACAACTCATGGATGAACTCGCAGGAACGGAGAACAGGATAGCAGTGGCAAGAAGAGATTACAACCAAGCGGTGAAGAAATTCAACACAGCAATAAAACGATTTCCAGGAGTGGTATTTGCTCGTATGTTTGGTTTTGAGGAAAAGCAATACTTTGAGGCTCAAGCAGGGGCCGAACGGGTTCCCGAGGTGAAATTCTGA
- the larE gene encoding ATP-dependent sacrificial sulfur transferase LarE produces MEKVQEILESIKNKKRLVVMFSGGVDSTLLAKLAYEALKGEAIALTIDSPVIPRREIEEAKKLAKFIRIKHEIIKLNELKSRHLIENPPDRCYICRKLRDSVVKKWAEENGFEYVADGLNFSDLKDYRPGLKASTEDGIWHPFIEFEVTKEEIRHISKELGLPTWDKPAMACLCSRFPYGLGLDRKKVKMVETAEDYLRDLGFLEIRVRFFPYKTAVVETNEIKRTIELREKIVSKLREIGFSFVVLDLEGFISGKLNRAIGE; encoded by the coding sequence GTGGAAAAAGTGCAAGAGATTCTGGAGTCAATAAAGAATAAAAAAAGACTCGTTGTAATGTTTTCGGGTGGTGTGGACAGTACATTACTGGCAAAATTGGCTTATGAGGCCCTGAAGGGTGAGGCGATAGCTTTAACTATAGATTCGCCCGTTATACCACGAAGAGAGATAGAGGAAGCAAAGAAACTAGCGAAATTCATTAGAATAAAACACGAAATAATAAAATTGAATGAACTCAAAAGCAGACATTTGATAGAAAATCCGCCGGATAGATGTTACATTTGTCGAAAACTCAGAGATTCAGTTGTGAAAAAATGGGCCGAAGAAAACGGCTTTGAATATGTAGCAGACGGCTTGAACTTCTCCGATCTCAAAGATTATAGGCCTGGTTTAAAAGCATCCACTGAAGATGGTATTTGGCATCCGTTTATTGAATTTGAAGTCACAAAGGAAGAAATCAGACATATTTCGAAAGAATTGGGTCTTCCCACGTGGGATAAACCTGCTATGGCATGTTTGTGCTCACGTTTTCCTTACGGTCTTGGCCTCGATAGGAAGAAAGTAAAAATGGTGGAAACAGCGGAAGATTATTTAAGAGATCTTGGATTTTTAGAGATTAGGGTGAGGTTCTTCCCTTACAAAACCGCAGTTGTAGAGACAAACGAAATAAAACGAACTATCGAGCTAAGAGAAAAGATTGTATCCAAGTTGCGAGAGATAGGTTTTTCCTTTGTAGTCCTGGATCTTGAAGGGTTTATAAGTGGAAAACTTAACAGGGCAATTGGTGAATAA
- the larC gene encoding nickel pincer cofactor biosynthesis protein LarC — MKKILYLDPFSGIAGDMFLGLLVDLGVDLEHLKRDLSKMEVDFDFEVKKVNKKGITATKVTVIFPGKEHHEDHLIHNHHHHGKHLSDILEILSRLDSPLREKATEMFEALAEAESKVHGLPREKVHFHEVGALDAVVEIAGAVAGLKHLGVDEVLCGTVNVGSGFVMTEHGRYPVPAPATAELLKGIPVYMDQKVRAELVTPTGAVILKTLVNEFHTPLLKIEKIGYGAGTMDLEIPNVLRGYLGYVEDTGKGKDVLIETNIDDMNPQFFGYLMERLFDAGAKDVFYTSVYMKKNRPAIKVSVLCSVEKKDDILKLLFKESTSIGARVFYPEKIEALREMKVVETEYGKIPVKVASFDSEIVNIAPEYEACKQIAQERGIPLKEIYSTVYKKVLEGRRNV, encoded by the coding sequence ATGAAGAAAATTTTGTATCTCGATCCTTTTTCTGGTATAGCGGGTGATATGTTTCTCGGTTTGCTTGTGGATCTCGGTGTGGATCTTGAACACCTGAAAAGGGATCTTTCGAAAATGGAAGTGGATTTCGATTTTGAGGTGAAGAAAGTCAACAAAAAAGGAATAACCGCTACGAAAGTTACTGTAATTTTCCCGGGGAAGGAACATCATGAGGATCACCTGATTCATAATCATCACCATCACGGAAAGCATCTCTCGGACATTCTAGAAATTTTGAGTAGGCTCGACAGTCCTCTCAGAGAAAAAGCAACAGAAATGTTTGAGGCGCTTGCGGAAGCTGAAAGTAAAGTACACGGTCTCCCAAGGGAGAAGGTACATTTTCACGAGGTAGGAGCTTTAGATGCCGTTGTGGAGATAGCGGGGGCAGTTGCTGGTTTGAAACATCTCGGTGTGGACGAAGTGTTATGTGGTACGGTGAACGTTGGAAGTGGTTTCGTTATGACGGAACACGGAAGGTATCCTGTTCCCGCACCTGCCACAGCGGAACTCTTAAAAGGCATACCAGTTTACATGGATCAAAAAGTACGCGCAGAACTTGTCACTCCAACGGGAGCAGTTATATTGAAAACATTAGTCAATGAATTTCATACTCCTCTTTTAAAGATTGAAAAAATTGGTTATGGAGCAGGGACTATGGATCTTGAGATACCCAATGTCCTTAGAGGATATTTGGGGTACGTTGAAGACACAGGGAAAGGAAAAGACGTTCTAATAGAAACCAATATTGACGATATGAATCCTCAATTTTTTGGATATTTAATGGAAAGACTCTTTGATGCTGGAGCCAAAGATGTTTTTTACACATCCGTGTATATGAAGAAGAACCGACCCGCCATAAAAGTTTCTGTCCTTTGCTCTGTGGAAAAGAAAGACGATATATTGAAACTTCTTTTCAAAGAAAGCACAAGTATTGGCGCTCGTGTCTTTTATCCAGAGAAAATAGAAGCGCTTCGTGAAATGAAAGTTGTGGAGACCGAGTACGGTAAGATACCGGTAAAGGTAGCGAGTTTCGATTCCGAGATCGTGAATATCGCTCCCGAGTATGAAGCTTGCAAACAAATTGCTCAGGAAAGAGGAATTCCTTTGAAAGAGATTTATTCCACTGTTTACAAAAAGGTGTTGGAGGGTCGAAGAAATGTTTGA
- a CDS encoding tyrosine-type recombinase/integrase — MKEYLEYLRVVKKRSERTLYQYHSILKEFSKFEPVTPETWREYLHSISMNSPATQRNKLVVVKNYLNWKVDRGMMNVENRFWNEAEPPKHHVLPKAIEIEEVRKIIEICDHPMYKAIFKILANTGMRISELINLEKEDISLNDSARIRIKGKGNKERIINVTKDLIEELINSGFFEKKPSVRSIQRAVRRYARKAGIKKKVTPHVFRHSFAVALIERGVPLNKIQALLGHANISTTSIYLKIASEGIEIPKIV, encoded by the coding sequence CGAACTTTGTATCAGTATCACTCCATTTTAAAAGAATTCAGTAAATTTGAACCTGTCACTCCAGAAACTTGGAGAGAATATCTACATTCCATATCTATGAACTCTCCAGCAACTCAAAGAAACAAACTAGTTGTGGTGAAAAACTATCTGAACTGGAAAGTCGACAGAGGGATGATGAATGTAGAGAATCGCTTCTGGAATGAGGCGGAGCCACCGAAACATCATGTTCTTCCCAAAGCAATAGAGATTGAAGAGGTTCGCAAAATCATAGAGATATGTGATCATCCCATGTACAAGGCTATTTTTAAAATCTTGGCCAACACGGGAATGAGAATTTCAGAATTGATCAATCTAGAAAAAGAAGATATCTCATTAAACGATTCTGCGCGAATAAGAATAAAAGGAAAAGGAAACAAAGAACGGATAATAAACGTCACCAAGGACTTGATAGAAGAACTTATAAATTCAGGTTTTTTCGAAAAAAAACCATCTGTCCGATCGATTCAGAGAGCAGTACGAAGATACGCTCGTAAAGCAGGGATAAAAAAGAAGGTAACTCCTCATGTATTCAGACACTCCTTCGCTGTGGCTCTAATCGAGCGTGGAGTTCCCTTGAACAAGATACAAGCTCTCCTCGGACACGCCAACATCTCCACAACCTCCATATATCTAAAGATAGCCAGCGAGGGAATAGAAATCCCCAAAATTGTTTAA
- a CDS encoding PhoPQ-activated pathogenicity-related family protein, whose protein sequence is MKAIVTFLIFVTSFALAMHPLDILIRERGKPVFETKIATVTTEGDEIYVLKSQGMEWQNMGWFHRIGIIIPSKITFQDRAFLIITGGSRREENESYYSSFLEDIMEYLWVAHAFEAPFIVVGDVPNQPIFGLKEDALISETFKMYLENPDPFLPLLVPMTYGVIKAMDTVQVFLEKEKGYEVKGFMVSGASKRGWTTYLVSIFDPRVFAIAPMVYDNLNIPAQISQQRAYYGTPSEKLKDYENRGLFDLLDDERVKGLLDIVDPYSMRLRLNLPKILILGTNDEYWTVDSANLYVDDLPSETFLFYSPNDKHHLKNTKEIVETLSSFFKLYPKLPKVNFVYEDGKIMVPKTQEVISAELWFSRSKNLDFRDSIWLKKSVEVHEDMFIGTPPGEFEGYHLAYFVRITLKINELKLMLCSKMIVR, encoded by the coding sequence ATGAAAGCTATTGTCACCTTTCTTATCTTTGTAACGAGTTTTGCTCTAGCGATGCACCCGTTGGACATTCTCATACGCGAGAGAGGGAAACCAGTTTTTGAAACAAAGATTGCAACTGTGACCACCGAGGGAGACGAAATATACGTTCTCAAATCCCAAGGTATGGAGTGGCAGAACATGGGATGGTTCCACAGAATTGGAATCATCATCCCATCGAAGATAACGTTTCAAGATAGAGCTTTCTTGATAATCACGGGAGGGAGCCGGAGAGAAGAAAATGAAAGTTATTACAGTTCATTCCTTGAAGATATAATGGAGTACTTATGGGTAGCTCATGCCTTCGAAGCTCCTTTTATTGTAGTAGGAGATGTGCCCAATCAGCCTATATTTGGCTTGAAGGAAGATGCGTTGATTTCCGAAACTTTCAAAATGTATCTGGAAAACCCCGATCCTTTTCTTCCGCTCCTCGTTCCTATGACTTACGGAGTGATCAAAGCCATGGATACTGTGCAAGTTTTCTTAGAAAAAGAGAAAGGATACGAAGTAAAAGGTTTCATGGTTTCTGGTGCATCAAAGAGGGGTTGGACCACATACCTTGTTTCTATATTCGACCCAAGAGTTTTTGCTATAGCACCAATGGTTTACGACAACCTGAACATACCAGCCCAAATTTCCCAGCAGAGGGCTTATTATGGAACCCCCAGTGAAAAGTTGAAAGATTACGAAAATAGAGGACTTTTTGATCTTCTCGATGATGAGCGTGTCAAAGGGCTTTTGGACATTGTGGATCCATACAGCATGCGTCTCAGACTCAATCTACCGAAGATTTTGATCCTTGGCACGAACGATGAGTATTGGACCGTCGATTCTGCAAATCTCTACGTCGACGATCTTCCAAGTGAGACATTTCTCTTCTATTCTCCGAATGACAAACATCATTTGAAAAATACTAAAGAAATCGTAGAAACTCTGTCTTCATTTTTCAAACTTTACCCAAAATTGCCGAAGGTAAATTTTGTTTACGAAGATGGAAAAATTATGGTACCAAAAACTCAGGAAGTGATATCTGCGGAGTTATGGTTTTCAAGATCGAAGAATCTGGATTTCAGAGATTCAATTTGGTTGAAAAAATCTGTGGAAGTTCACGAAGACATGTTCATTGGAACGCCTCCCGGAGAGTTTGAAGGTTACCATCTGGCTTATTTCGTGAGGATCACATTGAAAATCAACGAACTCAAGTTAATGTTGTGTAGTAAAATGATAGTACGTTGA
- the larB gene encoding nickel pincer cofactor biosynthesis protein LarB: MFEDVLRSFLEGKISLSETEQVILRRFYEKTEELFLDLERDKRQGFPEVIFAAGKTVDHVLSAVGKFLEKKGIAFVSNVDDEKKNAIKSRFGNHHIKEAGRLLVIKKEKNSLEKTIGTVGVITAGTSDVPFAEETSLILEELGVLVKKSYDAGVAGMHRPFYALKRTKDSDLLIVFAGMEGVLPSLIASATDLPVIAVPTPVGYGFGGNGIGALTTMLQSCVAGLLVVNIGNTVGAAAAAVRILRKIRGVQGGKSARDSGVNKE, from the coding sequence ATGTTTGAGGATGTACTGCGTTCTTTCTTAGAAGGGAAAATTTCGTTGAGCGAGACAGAACAGGTGATTTTGAGAAGATTCTATGAAAAAACAGAGGAACTCTTTTTAGATCTGGAAAGAGACAAAAGACAAGGTTTCCCGGAGGTTATCTTTGCCGCAGGAAAAACCGTCGACCATGTACTTTCAGCAGTGGGAAAATTTTTGGAGAAGAAAGGAATTGCCTTTGTTTCAAATGTGGACGATGAGAAAAAAAACGCTATAAAAAGTAGATTTGGGAATCATCATATTAAGGAAGCTGGAAGACTTCTTGTGATAAAGAAAGAAAAAAACAGTTTGGAGAAAACGATTGGAACGGTGGGTGTGATCACTGCCGGAACCTCCGATGTTCCTTTTGCAGAGGAAACCTCCCTCATATTGGAAGAACTAGGCGTTTTGGTGAAGAAGAGTTACGATGCGGGAGTAGCAGGGATGCACAGACCATTCTACGCACTTAAAAGGACTAAAGACTCAGATCTTCTAATCGTTTTTGCAGGAATGGAGGGGGTCCTTCCATCTTTAATTGCTTCCGCTACAGATCTTCCCGTGATAGCAGTTCCCACACCTGTTGGTTACGGTTTTGGAGGAAACGGGATAGGGGCTCTTACCACAATGCTTCAATCGTGTGTAGCGGGTCTTCTTGTAGTGAACATAGGTAATACAGTCGGAGCAGCAGCGGCAGCCGTGAGGATTTTGAGGAAAATAAGGGGTGTTCAAGGTGGAAAAAGTGCAAGAGATTCTGGAGTCAATAAAGAATAA